A genomic segment from Triticum dicoccoides isolate Atlit2015 ecotype Zavitan chromosome 1A, WEW_v2.0, whole genome shotgun sequence encodes:
- the LOC119275623 gene encoding indole-2-monooxygenase-like has product MAPYIEVVYHLMQQTPLQLQALLLLSVIILLLRLATASKQAKAKRLPPSPPALPIIGHLHLVGDLPHVSLRSLSRTHAAHGLMLLHLGSVPNLVVSSPRAAQAVMRTNDHLFASRPPSRIADALLYGWSSDIAFSPYGEHWRQARRFVTTHLFTVKKVQSFRIARQQEVKVVISRIREAAAASVAVDLGEVVNTYANDVVCRAVSGKFFRAEGRNKMFRELIEANSALVGGFHMEDYFPRLAKVRLLSRFVRNNAETAHKRWDELLEAIIRDHEKNPTHHGRENGVDEQGESDFIDVLLSVQQEFHGITRDHIKAILMDLFGAGTDTSSLVLEFAMAELMRRPDQLMAKLQAEVRHGTPAGQEFVEEHNLAGMGYLKAVVKETLRLHPPAPLLLPHLAMADCDVDGYSIPSETRVIVNAWAIGRDPGSWEKPDDFVPKRFLEGGTAAAVDLTGKDFQFVPFGAGRRICPGLNFGLATVEIMLANLAYCFDWELPIGMERDDVDMTEVFGLTVRRKEKLMLVPNTHVLA; this is encoded by the exons ATGGCTCCTTATATTGAAGTAGTTTACCATCTCATGCAGCAGACCCCTCTACAGCTACAAGCACTACTGCTACTATCGGTCATCATACTACTACTGCGTCTGGCCACAGCCAGCAAGCAAGCAAAGGCGAAGCGTCTCCCTCCTTCGCCTCCGGCCCTTCCCATCATAGGCCACCTGCACCTCGTCGGCGATCTCCCTCACGTCTCCCTCCGCAGCCTCTCCAGGACTCATGCCGCCCACGGCCTCATGCTCCTCCACCTCGGCTCCGTCCCGAACCTCGTCGTGTCGTCCCCACGAGCCGCCCAGGCGGTCATGCGGACGAACGACCACCTGTTCGCGTCCCGCCCGCCGTCCAGGATCGCCGACGCCCTCCTGTACGGCTGGTCGTCCGACATCGCCTTCTCCCCCTACGGCGAGCACTGGCGGCAGGCGAGGAGGTTCGTCACCACGCACCTGTTCACAGTCAAAAAGGTCCAGTCGTTCCGCATCGCCCGTCAACAAGAG GTGAAAGTGGTGATCTCCAGGATCCGTGAGGCCGCGGCGGCGAGCGTGGCCGTCGACCTGGGCGAGGTGGTGAACACGTACGCCAACGATGTGGTGTGCCGCGCTGTGTCGGGTAAGTTCTTCAGGGCGGAAGGCCGGAATAAGATGTTCAGAGAGCTGATCGAGGCAAACTCGGCTCTCGTCGGAGGGTTTCATATGGAGGACTACTTCCCAAGGTTGGCCAAGGTACGTCTTCTCAGTAGGTTCGTCCGCAACAACGCCGAGACGGCACACAAGAGGTGGGACGAACTGCTAGAAGCGATAATAAGAGACCACGAGAAAAACCCGACGCACCATGGCAGGGAGAACGGTGTCGACGAGCAAGGAGAGAGTGACTTCATCGACGTGCTGCTATCGGTTCAGCAAGAGTTTCATGGCATCACCAGAGACCATATCAAGGCCATCTTAATG GACCTGTTCGGAGCGGGCACGGACACGTCGTCTCTGGTCCTAGAATTCGCCATGGCCGAGCTCATGCGCAGACCTGATCAACTCATGGCCAAGCTTCAGGCTGAGGTGCGACACGGCACTCCCGCCGGACAAGAATTTGTCGAGGAGCATAACCTGGCCGGCATGGGCTATCTGAAGGCCGTGGTGAAGGAGACGCTCAGGCTGCATCCGCCGGCGCCGCTCCTCCTCCCACACCTGGCGATGGCGGACTGCGACGTCGACGGCTACAGCATACCCTCTGAGACTCGAGTCATAGTCAACGCATGGGCTATTGGCAGAGACCCCGGGTCCTGGGAGAAGCCGGACGACTTCGTGCCAAAGAGGTTCCTTGAGGGTGGCACCGCGGCAGCGGTGGACTTGACGGGCAAGGACTTTCAGTTTGTGCCATTCGGGGCTGGCCGGAGAATCTGCCCCGGTCTTAACTTCGGGTTGGCTACTGTCGAGATCATGCTGGCGAACCTCGCGTACTGCTTCGACTGGGAGCTGCCGATCGGCATGGAGAGGGACGATGTCGATATGACGGAGGTGTTTGGTCTGACTGTCCGTAGGAAGGAGAAGCTCATGCTTGTCCCCAACACCCACGTGCTTGCTTGA